From the genome of Mucilaginibacter paludis DSM 18603:
CTATTTTTTCATAAAGGCCCTTTTGATTCTTTTTTACGCCTATCATATAATCATTATTCGTACCTATTATCAGCTCAACTGTTTTTTTTGGCAATGTAAGGCGTCAAGCGTAAACGTTACCCCTTCCAATCCCAGTTCAGCAATAAGCTTGCGTACCACCGGAATTTCACTTTCCTTTGAATTGTCTACAAGACCCTGGGCTAATACTTGACCACGGCTCCCATTATAGATACTCACCAAATTTACAAATCGCTGTTTTTCAAGCGCATAATCACTCATTGTCCCTTTGATCGCTTTGCCATCTATATTCATCCATTCATTTTTATTGATTTCTGTATACTGACTGGCCCATTGATAAAAAACTTCGCTTAAACTTTCAAAATCTAAATTCTGCAGTACACGCCTCACGGTATAAAACGTAGGCAAACGGGATTTTTTCGGAGTGAAATAAGTCAAAAGATCTTTTTGATTACGCTTTATAAAATCACCCAGAGCACGATAGCCGTAATAACCACTCATCGTCCCCATCACAAATAATAACAAAATAAACGTTTGGTCATGCCGCTGACCAGCCTTTCTACGCACGTCTGGCAACTTCTGCAAATAGGTTATGATGCCCTTGTCCATACTCTTTTTTCTGCAAATTTAAATCCTTCTTCTTTTAAATGCAACAGCCCTGCTCTCGAGAGGGGAATCGCGCTTTCCCGCCGCTTTTCCCTTTTTCAGGCTCCCCTCTTGAGAGGGGGCGGGCCTGGCGGTGCGCAGTGGCAGGGGGTGTGTTTCGCCGCACGACTAACTTTGCGGGCTTTTTACACGCTGTATCGCTCGTATAGAACACCCACTCCGGACCCAACGCTATTAAGTTAAGCAGTTAACATCGTGTTGCAGAGTTCGTCGCACGGCGAAACACACCCCGCAGCCGCACCGTCCGGCTCGCCCCCTCTCAAGAGGGGAACTAAAAAAAATACTGATTATCAATAAGATATACAAAAAAAAGCGAAAGCCTGTGCGATTCCCCTCTTGAGAGGGGTGGAGGGGTGTGTACTCTGCGAGCGATTATAAAGCGCAGATAGAATATGAGTATACTGAAAACTACAGTGGATTTTGAAATACGCTTTCAAAGTGTTCAACTGTAGGGAATGGGTCGTAATAATGGTGCAGCAATTGTTTCCAGTTTTGGTAAGCGGCTGATTGCCTGAACCCAATGGTATGATCTTCGAGAGTGTTCCACTCTACCAGCAAAATATATTTATTAGGTTGCTCGATACATTTTTGCAGGTTATGCCGAAGATACCCCGGTATCGAACTGATATACTGGCTGGCTATATTAAAATCATGTTCAAAATTGGCTGCCTGGTTGGCTTTAACTTGCAATATTGCTACTTCGAGTATCATAATTTAAACATTCAATTAAACCGAAAAATCAATTATGTTGCAGGTTAGCACTTTATACATGGGCTTGTTTATAAAAAACGGCAAAATCCAATTGCGTCTTAGCGCCTTAGCGTGAAACTATTGAGCTTAACCACTACAAACCCAGCAACGCTTACCTCAAATTAAACAGGTTATCAACCCCTAATATTCTTTTAGATAAAAAGCCTTCGCCGTATTTACTGCCTATTATTTTACCAAACTCGCGGGCACGGCTCTCTACAATGGGGTAAAACTCGGCCGATGAGATATACGTTTGGTGCTCTTCTTCCCAGGCGGGGTTGTAAAACTGCGAACCGTAGGCTTGTATGCTGGCTATCTTTTTATCCCAATGCGGCGTAATGTCTACTATAATATCGGGTTTAATATACACATCCTGTATAAAGTGCAACAGCAGGTTGGGCCGCCACTCGTTTTGCAGCACGCCATCGGCATAAGTTTCTATTTTACGCAAGCCTGATAAAAATGCAGATGTTACCACCAGCTCGCTGGCCCGGCCATGGTCGGGATGCCTGTCGTGGTAGGCGTTGGTAATCACAATATCGGGCTGGTATTTGCGGATGGCCGATATTACCTTGAGCTGATGCTCCTGGTCGTTCTGGAAAAATCCGTCGGCCAGTTGCAGGTTCTCTCTCACATCGAGGCCCATTATTTCGGCTGCTGCCGCAGCTTCACGCATCCGTATTTCGGCAGAACCACGGCTACCTAATTCGCCCATGGTTAAATCAACTATGCCAACTTTATGGCCAAGGGCAACGTGTTTCAATATCGTTCCGGAGCAGCCTAATTCGGCATCGTCGGGGTGTACGGCAATAACAAGAATATCTAATTTGAGCATATTATTTAGGCGAAGAAAGTAAGCGTTCTATCCGCTTTTTTATTTTAGATGAAGTTGGCTTGGTAAAGGGGTAAAAAAAGTCGACCACCTTGCCCTGCGGACTAATTAAATACTTATGAAAATTCCACTTCGGGGTTGATTTGACGTGGCCATTCTGGCTTTTATCGGCCAAAAATTTGTACAGCGGATGCGCGTACTGCCCCCTCACCCTGATTTTGCTAAAAATGGTATAATGCGTATCATGGTTCAGCTCGCAAAAAGTGCTGATGGCTTCGCCATCCAGGGGTTCCTGCCCGCCAAAATCGTTCGACGGAAAGGCCAGGATCTCAAAGTCTTTGCCTTCAAAATCTTTACGCAGGGTTTCAAGGTCTTTAAGTTGCGGCGCAAAGCCACACTCCGACGCTGTATTAACAATTAAAAGAACTTTGTTTTGGTATCGCTCCAAACTAATTTCCTCACCGTTTAACTTTTCAACGTTAAACTGGTAAATACTTTGATCATCCATTTATTAATTTCTGTGGTATTTATAACCAGCCGAATTAAGTATACCTTCGATATCACTCTCTTC
Proteins encoded in this window:
- a CDS encoding antibiotic biosynthesis monooxygenase family protein; its protein translation is MILEVAILQVKANQAANFEHDFNIASQYISSIPGYLRHNLQKCIEQPNKYILLVEWNTLEDHTIGFRQSAAYQNWKQLLHHYYDPFPTVEHFESVFQNPL
- a CDS encoding glutathione peroxidase, giving the protein MDDQSIYQFNVEKLNGEEISLERYQNKVLLIVNTASECGFAPQLKDLETLRKDFEGKDFEILAFPSNDFGGQEPLDGEAISTFCELNHDTHYTIFSKIRVRGQYAHPLYKFLADKSQNGHVKSTPKWNFHKYLISPQGKVVDFFYPFTKPTSSKIKKRIERLLSSPK
- the bshB1 gene encoding bacillithiol biosynthesis deacetylase BshB1 — protein: MLKLDILVIAVHPDDAELGCSGTILKHVALGHKVGIVDLTMGELGSRGSAEIRMREAAAAAEIMGLDVRENLQLADGFFQNDQEHQLKVISAIRKYQPDIVITNAYHDRHPDHGRASELVVTSAFLSGLRKIETYADGVLQNEWRPNLLLHFIQDVYIKPDIIVDITPHWDKKIASIQAYGSQFYNPAWEEEHQTYISSAEFYPIVESRAREFGKIIGSKYGEGFLSKRILGVDNLFNLR